The Methanobacterium sp. genome includes the window TGGATTGCTAATTCCATGCATTCTAAGGTTCATGAGGGATATTCTGGTCATGGTCTGGTCAAAATCGTAACCATAAAGTGTTTCTTTCCTTAAAAATTGCCATTGTTTTTCATCTAACTTATCTCCCTTTAAATTGAAGAAATTTTCATCAGTTAACATGAGTGTATCCTAAATTTCCAACATTCCAATCTCTATGGCGGATAATATCCATCAATTTCCTTCTTATGTTTAATCCATCCCTCTAACATACGGTCAGCTATTTTATATTTCGACCCCTGCCCAAATGTAACCAGTCCTTTATTCTTTAAAATATCCAGATATTTTGTAAATGTCATTCTGGAAAATTCCACTGATTTTTCAAGCTCGCTCCAGCTTTGAGGCCCATTTTGAGCTATAGATATCATTATCTCTTTTTCTTTTTCGTTAAGCGTTCCCCATATCCTTATCCACATTACAGTTATCTGGTCCATCTTCTCAAAAAACGTTTCCTTGATTTTACCGGCATCGTAAATCTCTCCAGAAGATAAAGTATTGCAAAAACTGTTTATAATCGCAGGCACGCCCCTTGTACACTCATAAAAACGTTCAAGCCCATCTTCTGTAAAATTAATTTCGCTTACCCTTTCTTTAAGATAACCATCTGTTTCTTCCCTTGTGAAAGGATCGACGTTAACCTGTATCATCCGGCCGCCAAAAGCCCCGTTTCCACCGTTTATCATCTCCACAATATCGCTTGTTTTAGAAATTGAGCCAGTGAATATGTAACTGACATTATCCTGGTCTTGAGTATAACTCCTGATTAACCAGAAGAATGAACTTGGGTTTTTTAACTCTCCTAAAAGCTGAAATTCATCAATGACAATAACAAATCCTTTAATTTCTCCTTCTGATTTATCAACTACTTTTTGGGGAAATTCCATTACGAAATGACTTAATTTTTCATAGTTATCCTTAGTTTCAGGTACTGTTATGCCCAGTATACTTCCAGCTTCTTTAAAATCATATTCTTTCATACGTGCTTTAACTAAAAAATCTTTTATTGAATAATATATCCTATCTAAAATGTCTTCGTCATCTCCTCTTAAAGCATCATTCATGGAGTTCAGTAAATTATGCATTATCAATTCTTCATTGATTTTCCCCCTCTGATTTCCATATACTTTGGAAATATCAATATAAGTTACCAGTATATCTTCAGGCAGCTCTTTGAGTATTTTTTTTAAAAGATACGTTTTTCCTACACCTCTTAAGCCGGTGACTAATATCTGTTCAGATATATTTTCATTTAAAGCGTTTAAATAATGTTTCAGCTTCTTTATATCCTTTTCTCTATTATAAAAATGTTTATCCAAATCCTGAGGAATACTTAAAGGCAAAAGAGGCATAATATCACTACCTTCACATTTTAATATTTATTTAGTTTTTATTTTAATTAGTATATTTTACTATACTAAATATAATTCTTATTAAATTTATTATAAGTATAATATATTATACTAAGTATATTTTATAATAATTTTGCAGTAAGTATAATTTATTATACCAAATACAGTTTACGTTCATTTAATGAATAGTATAGTTTATTATACCCATAATGTAATCTGTAATAAGCTTGATTTTTAAGCTTTAAAATAATTTATTAGATATATACAAGTTACATATTGTTTTTTTATAGTTTCAATCAAAATATAACCTTTGTAATCAACACATTTTAATCTGATTACACTTATCAACAAGATCTCGCAGTTCATCCGGCTCAAAAATATA containing:
- a CDS encoding N-6 DNA methylase, with the protein product MLTDENFFNLKGDKLDEKQWQFLRKETLYGYDFDQTMTRISLMNLRMHGISNPHIEQENTLSTRYDEPNYYDVVLTNHRLKEALIRLKSAIISKL
- a CDS encoding ATP-binding protein, with translation MPLLPLSIPQDLDKHFYNREKDIKKLKHYLNALNENISEQILVTGLRGVGKTYLLKKILKELPEDILVTYIDISKVYGNQRGKINEELIMHNLLNSMNDALRGDDEDILDRIYYSIKDFLVKARMKEYDFKEAGSILGITVPETKDNYEKLSHFVMEFPQKVVDKSEGEIKGFVIVIDEFQLLGELKNPSSFFWLIRSYTQDQDNVSYIFTGSISKTSDIVEMINGGNGAFGGRMIQVNVDPFTREETDGYLKERVSEINFTEDGLERFYECTRGVPAIINSFCNTLSSGEIYDAGKIKETFFEKMDQITVMWIRIWGTLNEKEKEIMISIAQNGPQSWSELEKSVEFSRMTFTKYLDILKNKGLVTFGQGSKYKIADRMLEGWIKHKKEIDGYYPP